Proteins encoded in a region of the Acidobacteriota bacterium genome:
- a CDS encoding 3-deoxy-7-phosphoheptulonate synthase: MTEMLLRTDDLRIRQLRAVIPPAVLMEALPISEPVADLVTRARAGIARVVTGRDSRLLVVVGPCSIHDPAAGVEYARRLAARAAALRDDLLIVMRVYFEKPRTTVGWKGLINDPHLDATFAINDGLRIAREFLLDVNALGLPAAAEFLDPITPQFLADLVSWGAIGARTTESQVHRELASGLSMPVGFKNGTDGTVQVAIDAVRSAAHPHQFVGVTKEGVAAILATGGNPDCHVILRGGTRGPNYSADHVTTIAGELARAALPPYLMVDCSHANSGKDHRRQPAVLRDVAGQIRGGTQAVAGVMLESFLVGGCQSVRPGAPLVFGQSITDACLDWDTTSALLDELADAVRARRSGAADRLEAAANAR; the protein is encoded by the coding sequence TTGACCGAGATGCTCCTCCGCACCGACGACCTTCGCATCCGCCAGTTGCGCGCGGTAATCCCGCCGGCCGTGCTCATGGAAGCGCTGCCGATCTCCGAGCCGGTCGCCGACCTCGTGACCCGGGCCCGCGCCGGGATCGCACGCGTGGTCACCGGCCGCGATTCCCGCCTCCTCGTCGTCGTCGGCCCCTGTTCGATTCACGACCCGGCGGCCGGCGTGGAGTACGCGCGCCGGCTGGCGGCCCGCGCGGCCGCGCTTCGCGACGACCTGCTGATCGTGATGCGGGTGTACTTCGAGAAGCCCAGGACCACGGTCGGATGGAAGGGCCTGATCAACGACCCTCATCTCGACGCGACGTTCGCCATCAACGACGGGCTGCGGATCGCCCGGGAGTTCCTGCTGGACGTGAACGCGCTCGGCCTGCCGGCGGCCGCCGAGTTCCTCGATCCGATCACGCCGCAGTTCCTGGCCGACCTCGTCTCGTGGGGAGCCATCGGCGCGCGCACGACCGAGAGCCAGGTGCACCGCGAGCTGGCGTCCGGCCTGTCGATGCCGGTGGGGTTCAAGAACGGGACGGACGGCACCGTGCAGGTGGCGATCGACGCCGTGCGGTCGGCCGCGCACCCGCACCAGTTCGTCGGCGTGACGAAGGAAGGCGTGGCCGCGATCCTGGCCACGGGCGGCAACCCGGACTGCCACGTGATCCTGCGCGGCGGCACGCGCGGGCCGAACTACTCGGCGGATCACGTCACGACGATCGCCGGCGAGCTGGCCAGGGCCGCACTGCCGCCGTACCTGATGGTGGACTGCAGCCACGCGAACAGCGGCAAGGATCACCGCCGGCAGCCGGCCGTGCTCCGCGACGTCGCCGGACAGATCCGCGGCGGCACGCAGGCGGTCGCGGGCGTCATGCTCGAGAGCTTCCTCGTGGGCGGATGCCAATCGGTCCGGCCGGGCGCGCCGCTGGTCTTCGGCCAGAGCATCACCGACGCCTGCCTCGACTGGGACACGACGTCGGCGCTGCTCGACGAGCTGGCGGACGCCGTGCGCGCACGCCGATCCGGGGCCGCCGATCGGCTCGAGGCGGCCGCGAACGCACGGTGA